The window GAGTCCTTAACTTCAACCTCTTGTGCATTTGGAATGAATGCTCGTGTGCCCTTACCATTTCGTTTTAGGTGGTAAGAACTTATTTCAGTTTCTGAGAGTTTATAAGAACATTTTGAATTCTTATTTTCCAGGCCATCAGCAGCAGAATTTTCTAGCTCATCATTTTCACAAACATCTTCAttcatatcttcctcttccacacaaAGAGCTTCGCACATCTTGATATATAATGGGTAAAACAAGTTCGACTCCTCTTTGACAGATGTTTTCAATCCAAGAACCATGCATGCATGGGGAAGGCTgagtgtttctttgtctttcagtAACATATCTAAATCATTCAAAGGAACCAATGGAATGCATTTTTTGGCACACCCTGGCAGGAAAGACTTTGTAACAAAAACAggattaacatttttctttaccaAGATTCCAGCAACACCATCTTTTTCCAGGGCTCTCATCACTGCATTGTAGCCAAATATCAGATGAGACAatacttctttcctcttgtcatTCTGTCTTTTACTATCAGGATCTAGATTCTCTTGAAACTTTATATGACATTCCTTTAAAAATGATTTTCTTTCAGCTCCTTTATATTTGGCCACCTGTTTCCATGGGGGCTTGCATTCAAACTTCCTCAGCCCTTTGCAGGTCTTCTGTATCAAAGCAGTGATTGCTTCCTCATCACCAGTGGTGAGTTCTGGCCACTCAAGAGCAAATGGGCTCTCAAGGTAATTCTTAATAATGTTCTTCTTAGGCTTCTTAATTCCCTTGATAGTTTGTCTCTGTTCACTCTTTGTCAATATCCTTACTTGCTTTTGTTCTGAAGCCATGGTGAATCAACATATATGAGAGAATTAAGAATTGCATTCACAACAAAATTTGTTGGATTAGAATAAAATGGCCATGCATCTAGTTGAATCACATTCCTATTCAGTTACCTATATCAATGAGACCAAAGAAAGCCAGCATTGTGGAAGTGTAATGAGGCAAgtagaaaaatgatgaatatgTAATGAGGCCaacaatggaaaagaaaaataagttcaTAGCCATTTTCTCTCTTGGCTCCAGCATATATATAGCTGTGTTGAGTTCATACTGCCGGTAGTAGTGGCTCATCGAACTGCGGATCTTCTTAAACATTGTAAATATATTAACACTATAAGAGATTTCCAAGACTGCAAATGACTACAAGGCCACTTCAAGTAGTAATTCTTCGTATGTTTCAAATTTCTGTCATAGATATTTTTCACTCTTTTGGCTTATCATTTGCTGAAGGTTCTTCTATTTTTGGGATTTCAATCTTTAACTTTTTAAGTGCATTCTTTACACACTGCTGATACTGCTTAAATACTGGTTCACAACTGGTGTCATCTGTCTGCCCACTGAGAAACTTCTCACTATACCAATGATTGAAACATCTGTCATACAGATCTTTTAATTCCTGGCACTCTTTGCTCACACTGTTCATTTAAGGTCTTCCACTTTAGGAGTCTAAAAGGAACTATTATTTTTcaactgttttcctttttaccttGCCTTATTCTTCCACTGTGTTCCTCCCTTGTTCCAAAGTGCACTCAGGAAGTACACAGAGGCTCCAAGCTCACCAAGAATTGCTCCAATACTACAAGTAAGAGGCCACAcctgaaaataaagatacaataaacaaaattaattaaactGTATCTTTACTCAAGTTGGCAAATAGTATTGTGAGAATACACTTATAGACAAAAGTCAGATTGATCCACAATGTAATGCGTGTAAATTACGAGgtgtaagagacagagaggcagagagagaagcTGACAGAGTCAAGGAAAAGGTGAGAGACGACAGCGAGACAGGGCTGTCAGACCAGACAAGGGTCAAAATGGTCACGCCACATATCTTTGCAGCTCAGTTATCATTAGTCCacttttgcaattttttttttttccattggaaCCTAACTTTTtctacaataaagaaaatttcaCATTATcatagaaaataaattacatTTGGTGAAATACTAGCTAAATTGTCATGTGGGTTGAGTAAATCCTCAGATGAACAGAACTTTCCTAAATATACAATGAAAATCAATGTCAACAACTACATAAAAATAGTGTAGCCTACTGTACAGGTGAAAATAGATGATCATAGGGGTTTATCTAGACATCCTTCCCACCATAACAATTATTCATCCACtagctccctcaccaccacaactatctaTCAGATCACTGAAATACTCACTCACTGCCCACTGGCTCCAAGTGACAATATGCAACCACTACACCATCATGCCTGAACTAGTAATATATGCAGTAATGAACTAATATTGGGTTTCTCTTATAACAATAAattatttttgagaaatttttcttttatgctgaTAATTGAGCACCATGGGTATGACTGCCAGAATCCTATTGCACAGTTTACGGTTTAATAAAGgcaataaacaaacattttaaGGGTAGCATCATAAAACAGACTTTAGCACACTTGGAATATAACTCCATGATAGACAAGGAGGTCCATGTATATGAAAGCATCTCAGCAAGGAGATAGTAAATAGGTACTAGGTAAGTGGTGTGCAGAAATGCAACAGCATGTACTAGTCTCAATATTATGGATACTGATAGATTTGATCACTAGTTAAAACAAAGCTCCATTTTACCTGCCAAGGTCGATCCCAGTCAAGAGGAATGGGAAAAGCTCCTGCCCAGGTTGTTACCAGCACAGCAAAGCTTTTCACTTCACTCTCAATGTTCTGCCTGAAATAAGAAGATAATGGTCATTATTCTTAGTTTAACATTGCTATCTACATTTATTGTTAATCTCAATACAGCACTATTGGTCAAGTTGTTGGTGTAGGTGTGGATATGGATGAGACACTCATTTGTGAGACGTAGCCTGTCTCATAACCACATTAATTAAATTGTTTCACAACATAATACTCAGACAGCAAATTATGGCACTTCATAGGTCACAGTGATCATCTGTAGTCTTACTTGAGTAATGCTCAGTCAAAAGGCCAATTCACAAGATATATATTAGCTGCATGACTGCAGTACTGCCACAGTCAGGACAATATTTGTGTGTTCACTGTTACTTCAATTTCTCAGTTATATATAATTGCACCTTGAGTCACATGACTTGATACATGCACTTCAATggcaaggtacacacacacaaaattgctGAATCTGAAAGCATTGGATGGGaatagggatttttttttttttttttttcaattttggaTACACACAAGCAATGAAAATGTTGGCAAATTAATGGTATAACACACTATTTTTGCCTTTATTTGCCAAAGTCACTAGTGCACCTCTTTACCATGTAGATTGCAAATATTTGTGAACATTGTTCACATGCTTTCTCTCTGACACTGATCATTAGCTGTGTGTCAACGACAACTTGGTGTGGTTTTCTAAGCCCTAAAGGCCAGGAACATTCTTCATGGACATCCCTCCCAACTGAGCTAATTATAACATTTTAACAAAAACTCACTGAGTTCTCTAGTGTGATGCTgttactccttgaggtaagaTAAGACTTCCATACAATTGAAATTGCACccatcttttaacattcttaccttgcatatatattaaaaatttcttggtaaaaaaaagaaaaataatgattataagCCTGTGGTCTCTCACAGTCAGTACTAATGCCATATGCCACGTACATGTTCACATCTCACAAGATTAGTACATAGGCTactaaaaaatattaaagtttttaaatgagatctaataatgatctaaatgcatgtgagtcttcaaatgtcaggtgaaatccttcacttcataatCAGAGCATAAATCTGCTCATTCatctatgtattattttttcattgtctgCCAAAACTGGGTGCATCTTAAAACCCCATGCATCTTATGAGCCTTCACATACTGTAATgtgaattgcaaaaaaaaatgaaatcaacaaaatcacataaaaaaaattctgatgCTTTGATAGGGTCGGCATCGGGTGGACGCTGTGGTCCAGCTATTGGACTGTTTTCATTGAGCAGCATTGCCAACACTACACTTCCGGCTGCATCCATTACACCACAGCCCACaaggaatacaaaacaaaacccaACCTCAAAACCAAGCAATGTTCTGGCCGATGTGAAGCTGGAAAACAAATGTTATGTGTACCTTTCCTTACACTCTTCATCTGGTCCTTTTTGCTGTTGCCAGATAcgtataatttttttctgcaGATGGCGGCCTTAAAGCTCTTGCTGCTACTCATTGCCATGCTCCTTAGAATAATCTAACGCTTGTAGTTTGGAGattaccatatttgatggctcataagatgcaccttTTCTCCCAAAAAAAAGGCTTAAGAAATGAGCCTACATCCTATAAGGCCAAGGCTCAGGACTGAGGCAGTGGTTGGTGGTTAGTCTATGGCAACAGAGACTCTATAATCAAACCCCAGACATCTtcacacatgtaaacaaagtgatgattggtGCTATTCCACaaaataactttttcttttaaggtaACAATATATCATAAGTATACTTACTAGTAATTTGCATAGAATGATACCAGTCAGGAAAAATTTGCCTAAGTGACCATACATCATACATCACATAAACCAAAACAAGGTACTTATGAACAATGGTCACAGGTTggattgctttcatttttacgAAAAATAGTTATTTaaagtaataatggtggtaataacaatagcagCTATACAACAATCATGCATGTAGTTAGGGTAGGTGAAGGTACTGATTGTGAGCTAGGTTAGTGAGCATCAGGGAGAAAATCAGCCTACACCAGGAAGTCTCAGCTTCACATATTAAATGCAGAGCAATTTTTTTAGGCaaaattttggaaaaaaagGTGCGTCCTATATGCTGTCAAATACAGTATATTTAATTCTTTATTGACTTGCTTCCTAAGTTGAATTTATTCCCATTTCTACAGTGAAATTATAATTTATAAAATGATCTTTATAGTTCATTGGAATGTAAAACAAACTTAACTCCTTTCAAAGGAACAGCATTcaccctccttccatctctttgtttcctattcttatctcctcccttccttttcacctACTCAAGACAGTATTCAATATTATATATAACTGTacatgcattttcttttctttaatatggGTCAGAAAGGATTGAAATGTTTTAAATAGGGTTTCTCACAAAAAAGTTGAAAGCCACTGCTTTAAGGGTTAATGGTTGCTATTATACTGCATTGCTTTTTATTGATAAACCGTTTGATGTTTCATGAACTCCAATGTATTTCTTACCTTCAGTTATAAGAATGaaatttttaaggttgtagcaACTCTGAAATTAGTTTGATTTTGTGGTACCTGTCTCAGCCAGGTCAGAACCACAGTAACTTTTTGTCATTAATTAATTACAACTAACATGAAAAGTGAGTAGCATAAGCTGTAAGCAAAAACTCTCCTTCACGTTCACAGTAACCTGATATATGCAgttcatacagagagagagagagagagagagagagagagagagagagagagagagagagagagagagagagagagagagagagagagagagagagagagagagagagagaatcttaaaaatgctttatttGCAGCTAATGTGTGGCAGGAGACTGCCAAACAGCCACTGAAGGCTTCACTCTTCACTCAGTCAAGCCACACATTTTGCAGTACTAGACTGCAGTCACTCCCCTCCTGTGAACCTCAATAACTTAAATGTAGACAATGACTCCATACACACTCTCACTCAAAACCTACCCATAAAAATACTATTCATCCACTCCTGATGGCAAAACAAGATTATTCTTTGATTTCCATCCCATAAATATTCACTTTTAGGTGAACTTGGCCTAAAGCAAAAATTCACGATGTCTCCTCCCTATCCAAGATTCAAATATGGGAGTTATTTAATCTCTCAAAGtatacttctttatcttttaggAACCCAGATTTTCACCTGTCTCTTGATTCCTGTGTTGTCAGCTGCCATTCCTAAATTTACTGTTGAATAACCTTACATTTTTTGCCATACTAACTTAATATTTTCTAGAGATTGAACACTGTACTTAACCATTCTCCACACCTCTTCAGAGCCTACATAAGATTGAATATCACTCCTAGACTCATAAACAAGAT is drawn from Portunus trituberculatus isolate SZX2019 chromosome 44, ASM1759143v1, whole genome shotgun sequence and contains these coding sequences:
- the LOC123518632 gene encoding uncharacterized protein LOC123518632, with amino-acid sequence MASEQKQVRILTKSEQRQTIKGIKKPKKNIIKNYLESPFALEWPELTTGDEEAITALIQKTCKGLRKFECKPPWKQVAKYKGAERKSFLKECHIKFQENLDPDSKRQNDKRKEVLSHLIFGYNAVMRALEKDGVAGILVKKNVNPVFVTKSFLPGCAKKCIPLVPLNDLDMLLKDKETLSLPHACMVLGLKTSVKEESNLFYPLYIKMCEALCVEEEDMNEDVCENDELENSAADGLENKNSKCSYKLSETEISSYHLKRNGKGTRAFIPNAQEVEVKDSDWNMDFVGFKSLEDQNNIFKQDEAKSRKKVQDKLRDFNGAASVSENVDFSSMILIDASGDENLSVETDKVKDKASDVEKLPNKVSPKTKRKAKKVDVDRYISAKTKRLKGNPNKKPKHEKF